The DNA region TCGTCCGGTTTGTCCGCCGGACACCGGGATCACCGTGCATCCAAGGAGTTCCGCTCCGTAATGGGCGCCGAGTCCACCAGTAAACAACCCGTAGCCATAAGCAACGTGGCAGATGTCTCCACGATTTCCGCCAGCGGCACGGATCGATCTGGCAACCACGGCGGACCACATGTCGATGTCGTTCTTGGTGTATCCGACGACCGTTGGCTTGCCGGTCGTGCCGCTCGACGCATGGATACGCACGATTTGGTCACGCGGAACCGCAGACATCCCGAAGGGGTAATTGTCGCGAAGGTCCGCCTTGGTGGTAAAGGGAAAGTTGGCGAGGTCGGTGAGCGACTCCACGTCGTTCGGATGGACACCCGCAGCGTCGAAGCTGTTGCGATAGAAAGCAACGTTGTCGTACGCATGGTGCAGAGTCCACCGCAGACGTCGGAGCTGCAGCGATGAAAGCTCATCGCTGCTTGCGGTTTCGATTGGCTCCAACCCTGTGGTTCTCATCGGGCGTCAGCTCCACCAGTCGGTTTGGCGGCTCGGGTCGTTCCGAGAGTACCCGAGTGCGGCGGGCCGTGTCAGTCATATGCGCCAATGCCTGGTCGTCGGGCATCGACTCAGCATTGCCATTCGTGTCGCCGGGGGTTTACCGTAGACTTCTTTGTGCGACGCATCAGGTGCTTCGCACGTACCGGGTCGGCTCACAGCGTCCCAGAAAAGGTCACAATGGCGTACAACAGCTACACCCCGTATCGTTCTCCGCGGCGGCGCCGTCGAACGGTATTGCTTGTATTCCTAACGATTCTCGTTGCGGTGTTTGCGTTGGCCGTTCGTTCTCGGTCTGAGCAGCGCGATGTGCTGGATTTTGTTGCCGTGGCGCGAGAGTCGTTGGGCGAGCACCGCGAGATCGCAACCCAGGCCGCCACGCTGCTTTTGGACCTCGGCGACTTGGAACGCCAGGTCGTTCTAGACAGGGTCGCGACGCTTCATGCTCGAGCATTGGCGGCAAACGCCAACCTCGCGGCAATTCCTGTCGCGCCTGAAGTTGCTGTGCTTGCTGGGTTTATCACCGTCGCGACATCGTCGTGGACGAACGCGGTCGGATCGCTCGATGAGGCATTTCTAGCTGCTGTCGACGAGGACCAGGATGTGACCGTTGGCGAACGTCTGTTGGCTTCCGCGTTCGAAGAACTCAAGGTCGGCGATCGAGCCTACGGCCAGGTGGCCGAACTGCTGGCGCCGATTTCGGATGAATACTCTTTGGATGCATTCCCCGTCTTCTCCTACATAGATCCGGCCCAAATCAACTTGTACGACGCGGTGCTGACGGCGACGCGCCTGCGTGAATTTCGCCTCCTTCAAGAGTTTCGTGACGTAGCGGTGAGTGTTTCGGTCGACCCGCTGCCGGTCTCGGAACAAAACGGGGTGGCCGTATTCCCTTTCGCTGACACGTTCACCGCCTCGGTTGTTGTGAGCAACAACGGGAACCTCTCTGAACGCAACCTCGTAGTGACGCTGATCTTGGCCGAGCCGGGTGGGGACTACGTGTTCACTGTCTCAGACGTTATTGAAGAACTCAAACGCGGAGAGTCATCGACTGTTGTGTTCGTTGATCTTCCGCTCCTAGCCGGGCCGCTCTACGAGGCAGTGGTCGAGGTCCCGACGGTGAACGATTCTGATCCGAAGTCGAACATTTGGCGTTTGCTGTTTCGTAGAAATGCGGGAGAATGACATTAGAACTCGCGATCGCGATCATTGCTCTGGTAGTCGCCGCGATTGCATACGCACAGGCGGCGTCGACGGCGCGTCAGTTGCGTGGCGTTCCCGACGAACAGCACATTGCCGGATTCCTAAAACGGGTCGACAACGAGATCGGTGCGATCTCCGACGTACTCGCCGACATCGAGTCTCGACTCATTTCAGTAGAAAGTCGGCTTCCGTACGCGATCACCCGCACGGGGGTGGTCGAGTTCGATGCCTTCGGCGATGTCGGCGGCCGGTTGTCGCGCGCCATTGCGCTTCTCAACGAACGCTCAGACGGGATCGTGATAACTCTCTTGGTAGGACGTAACGAAACCCGTTTTTTCACCAAACAGTTGCGAGGTGGTGAAGGAGTAGAGCTGCTTTCACCCGAGGAGCGTCAAGCCGTGGATCAAGCAGTGCAGGGTCCCTAAGAGACTGGCGCAGCGCGGGGTCGTGTCAGGTGTGGTCCGTGAGCTTCGCCGATGGATGGCGGCCCGGTATCATCTAGCGATGCTCGATGTGTCTCACCTTCGCAAAGAACCCGAGCGCCTTCGCGCGTCGCTTGCCCGCAGAGGTATCGATTTAGATCTCGATGTGCTTGCCGATCTTGACCGCCAAAGGCGTATCTCAAGAGTGTTGGCGGAGGAGTTGCGGGCAGAACAAAAATCCGCCGGCAAAGGGATTTCTCAACTCGAGGGCGATGCGAGAACGGCTGCGATCGACCGGGCTGGGCAGCTTGCAGACAAATACAAGGCCGCGTTGGCCGAGGCGGACGCGCTTGACCATGAATTCGAAGCCCAATGGATGGCTCTCCCCAATATCACAGACGACACCGCTGCAGATGGGATGACCGACGCAGACAACGTCGAGATCAAGCGGTGGGGGACAGTCCCGGAATTCGAAACCACTCTCGATCACATTGCCATAGGTGAGACATTGGACATAATCGAT from Acidobacteriota bacterium includes:
- a CDS encoding DUF4446 family protein translates to MTLELAIAIIALVVAAIAYAQAASTARQLRGVPDEQHIAGFLKRVDNEIGAISDVLADIESRLISVESRLPYAITRTGVVEFDAFGDVGGRLSRAIALLNERSDGIVITLLVGRNETRFFTKQLRGGEGVELLSPEERQAVDQAVQGP